Within Nematostella vectensis chromosome 1, jaNemVect1.1, whole genome shotgun sequence, the genomic segment ATTTGATATGTCGGCAAAATTGTGTGTGGCTAAGTGTATGACCAGGGCCCTGGAGATGGGACACGTTCAGTTCACACAGGTTTGTTTGGGTGGTTTGGTGGGCAGAGATCTATTTCTCATAGTTTGTATtcctttttaaattttctcGGCTTGAAAATAAATCTCTATTCGGCCAAACAAATATGTGTCTGTGATTGATGTATTCATGCAAGTTACTGTTGGGATTTTTTCTAGTGCCATAGAATAGGGGAATTACTGCAAACGGATAAAAACGGTATCTAAACTCATTTTAGGCCGGTTGTGAAATTTTCGTCGTTGGGTGCCTttgttttttctaaaataacgCGGGCTTGAGTCTGGGTCTAGCTATGGCTGGTTGCAGATGACTGGCTACGTTAGAGCACAGGAgttaccaacctctcagtcagtcaATAACGCGGAATCCCTCAACTGCTCAAACGTTAGAAATACCGCTTAttttgaataaatacacatgACAGGGCAATGAGAGTTTActgtgacctttattctaggatataagacaattacaggacaattacaggaggtgatcaatcgtgaaaatattcgagaTAGTTACTGGGAatgactggagactgactgagaggttggtaagcctgtggttaGAGAACACCATTTGCATTTTAGAGTTATAAGGAAAAGTCTTAAACTTTAACTTGGAAGCGTTTTTTTATCGAAACGCGCTTAATCCCTGGCAACCTTGACCCTCGACACGTCGTctttaaaatagaaaaaaccCTGTGCGCAGCTATATCTCGAGATGGCATCAAACATTGACATCGAACGTAGCATAGAAAACATCGGAGAGAACAGCCGCGAGAGTTTACCAATAATGAAGCCGGATCGTGAGTCTCCGACGATAAGGATGACATTTGGTGAGAGTTTCACGCAATTTCGTGTTAAGATGCGCTAAAAGTATCAGATAAAGACAGCTCTTATATCAATGATCAAAACTGTATTCTCTACCGTCTCGCATTCTTTCTGCAAAATTACTGTTGCATAGCGtttaaaattagttttaacttttcaaaacaaatctgTGTATTTTCTTATGAAATCcataaatattttcaaaactgAGGGAAAGAATATATTCTAGAATATTTCTTCTAGAATAGTATCTGCTTTCATGATcttcttttataaaacaagGAAAATTCGCCTGACATTTCCATAGCGCCACGGGGGCAAAACGAAGTGTCACGACGCGGCCTAAAACAGGCACAATAGTTCTCGTTTCACGGAGGTTCTTCAAGGTAGACACTTGTAGCAGTCTTGCTCGACTTTTCAAGTAACTGCGAGGCACTGCCCCGCGCAAACGTTGGTTGTTTCGAGGTCCTATTTCATTCAGCGGAGAATTATAGGTCAGCGGTTAGACCCCCTAATCCAAATCCATCAAAATGGCGGAGGTTGCCCCAGACACGGTGCCGGTATGGCGAAGTAAGTTTGTAAACAACCCACTAAATCTGCCTTTACTCCACGATAACCATTATTTTAATACTGCACTTTTAATTTAGCATTGCGGGGATTATTTTTTGCTAACTCGTAACAAGAGTGTAATAGAAAGAAAAGATGCTTTGTTGACATGTATTCGAATTGCACCTACCACGTCAACACGATTCACAAATCGGATCATAATAATTTATACTTTTCGCGTTGAATTATGTTATCGGGATAATTACGAGCTTTTACTAAAGCAGAAGATATTATAGCAGcagttttagtatttttcgttttgtttttccatgGGGAATACATAGCGCAAATTTCCTTGGCCACGTTGCGCGCCATCCAGTCAGACAGAGGGAGTCAGAGTATTTGCtaacaatattttaaaatgttgaTCAACTATGAATACATATTACTTAGTGTCATACTATTGGAAATAGGAAAGCCAGTTGCCAGGgaaattattgtttttctcTCAAACCCAATTTTCCTAACTTGCAAAGCAAGCctgttctttttttcaattccCAATTTTGTCGGCGCAAATTGCAATTATTTATTGCCAAATGACAATTCTACTTTTTTATGCTATGTTTTTGGCCCGAGGTAATGGGGATTCTTCCCATGACAACTTTATAGGGATGCTTGTTGTATTTGCTTCTGGTGTATTTTTTAGGGAAAAAAGTTGGTGCAGGGGTATTTTTAGGGATATTTAGGGATAGGCATCCCTATCACATTTACCCTGAAGAgcaacccctccccttccctggGTGTTTGGATTTCTATATACGATTGAAAATATAGATAATCTTGTGATTAGATTATGCATCTCATGCAAACATACAAAGCATGCCACTATTGGCTTCCACACCAAGCCCTGATGTTTGTACAATAAGAtctgtttattttcattaagcATTTGTGTCACATTCTTTTTCATTGTGTAGCCAGTTATAGGTGTGtacacctttttttaaaaaaatcattatggtTTTTACTTCTCTCATCCTTACATTTCCTTTaatatcttattttttcaGTCAACAAAGCCATAACCATCCCATTAAAATATGTCTGCCTGGGTATCCTAGTCCTTCAAACATCAACACTTGTCCTTACGATGAGGTATTCACGGACTGTTAGCGTTGGACCAGTGTACATTTCATCAACTGCTGTTGTCCTTGCAGAAGTATTCAAAGTCTTTGCATGTTTATGTGTCATGTTTCATCAAGCAGGCTACAATTGGAGAGTCTTTGCTACAGAGATAGACTCAGAGATTTTCAAGAAACCATTAGAGACTCTAAAGCTTGCTGTTCCTTCTGGACTTTATACAATTCAAAACAACTTGTTATATGTAGCTCTGTCAAATCTGGATGCAGCAACATATCAGGTAATTTCACTCTAGTATTGTTACTTGGAATCATTGAGCTTTATTTTCTCTTCAATTTACAGTTATCTCTTTTGTTAgagtttcttttttatcaataAGTACAGTGACACCTCAATTAAGAAGCCAGTTGTCAAGCAGCCAATGGCTTCTTTCATTAAACAGCCAACCCTAATTTAGCATTTTTACTAAAACTTTTTCACCATAATCTAATAATTAGTATTGCTTTGATTCCAGGTGACATACCAACTTAAGATATTGACAACTGCATTGTTTTCTGTGGCAATGCTAAGCAAGAAACTCAGCAGCATAAAATGGTTTGCACTGATCCTACTTATGGCAGGAGTGGCTGCAATTCAAGTAAGTTTTATTGTCAGTTAAAATTACGTATCAAATCTAATTAAGTATATAAGCTTCTACATACAATCACGCAAAATGTTATACATTTATTGACGGACACACAAAAGCCAAGGCTATTAAATCAAATTAGAATATTGGAAATATTTCCCTAAACTAAGATACTAAGACAGTTGACAGGGGAGTAGCAAGGGCTACGACCAGTATGGTGGCTTATCGCTGCCACATGATTTTTTCATTTACATGCAtcataaatatattttcttagcCTAAATCGCAATgaaattcaaacaaaattGATTTTCCGTTTTAAAGTCCCATTGTTGAGATGGCGAGGAAGGGGGATTTTCAATGCTACACTACCCATCCCACTTATCACCTTGAGGTCATGATTTTTTATTCCATTTAAGTGGCCGTCAGGTGAGAACAAATCATCAAGAAAGGATCTGTCAACTTCTGCTAAGTTTGTCGGGCTTGTTGCTGTTCTGTCAGCATGCTGCTCCAGTGGATTTGCTGGAGTCTACTTTGAGAAGATATTAAAAGGCACCAGTGCCACTATTTGGCTAAGAAATATTCAATTAGGTAAGTCTGGcgtatagctaggggtgtgCAAAGGAAGAACACTCGACCCCCAATACCCCTTGAACACCAAATACACAGTCTTTTCTTGAAGATTTTGTCAAATCTTAAGATTTGCATTTGATTTAGTGACTGCACGGCAATCCACTTCaaccctcagcaaatcctttCCAGACACCTGTGTACTCTTTGTCCACCATGTAATTGAGCATTTACATATGTAGAGTCACCCTGATAGCAAGTTCACAGTGATGAAGACACaaataagaagaaataagGGTGTGtaacatttttattgattatttcAGGTTCATTTGGGATTGTATTTGGCTTAGCTGCTGTGTTTGTAAATGATGGGAAAAAAGTCCAAAATGGAGGCTTTTTCCAGGGATATAATTACATTACTTGGATTGTGGTTTTTCTGCAGGTATGTTGTTAGTTATTGCTAGTTTACTCAGGGATTGTGATACTAAATTCAAACATGAACATTGTAATGCCGAAtaattcttttctttttttcttaagcATCAGTTAAGGGGGGAATTAGCATTTGGTATTACAGTATTTATTATGCCTCAGCAAATACTTCCATTGTCATCTTTAAATTGTGGAAAAAAGGGCTTGCTATTTGGTACTGCTGCCGTTTTTCTCTGCTCCACTCACCTCCTTTTCATTGTTGCTATCTAGGAAAAAGAAGGTATTGAAGGACAGTAGTGATCAATAAAACCATCTGCAATTGACTCATCTGAAGTTTCTCTTTGTCCCAAGTTTTTACACGTAAAAGTAGTAGCTTAAACTAAATTTACTTTAGGCCTGAGGCATTAAAATCAAGGCTGctgacaaacaaataaaaatgctGACAGTGCAACAATTCATTTCATTAAGGTTACGGTACAGTTTCGCGACCTGgtctcgaaaaaaaaaatcatgacgCATGCACATTTTATCCAAACATACAAACCAGGTATCAAATTAATCATTAGAGTAAATTGTTTGAAAAAATTgcagtaaaacacaaaacaatatACTGAAGGGGTCTTTGGAAGAATTTAGGtacaatattttttcatattattttGATCAGCACATGCCTGCTAACAATAGTGTGTCTTTGAATCTGATATCTAGTTTCATTCAAAAGTAACTATATTTCAAAGTTGCTCTATGCAAATTTCAGCCATATCCTGCAATAAAATTGCAAGAACTGATGATGAATTTGGTATTTAAATACCAATACACACACTTTTGGCAAGGAGGTTTTGCTCTGTCAGCCTGCCAATTTTTATGCAATTCTGAAAAATTTTTGTCACGGAAAGTGTTATATCATTCCcctaaaaacgtttttcaCTTATAttcccaaaaataaaatcactaCTGAAATATAATTTCAAAATATGGTAGTATTTAATGTAGGGATTCTGTTATTGTTAAAATCTTATTTTCTGTATCTCTGTCCACACAAAACTGTACCGTAACCTTAATCTCTGTCATGTTCTAGGCATTTGGAGGTCTAATTGTGGCTGCAGTAGTCAAGTATGCTGATAATATCCTCAAGGGATTTGCTACATCTGTGTCCATCATCTTTTCTTCTCTAGTTTCTTATTACTTCCTGAAGGACTTCAATCCCACAAGGTACATTTTACAGTCTAGTCAAAGACGACATAGCTGTGGGAGGGCATGTGTAAACTTGATGGACAGGGATAAATGTAGCAGAATTGCTATAGGAATGGCTAAATGAATAAGCTGCAATCAAACAGATGCAACACCACCTATCCTTGGTATACACCTGTTAAAGAATGAGAAACGTTATCACATGTGCTAGTTAAACCAGGCCTTGACATAGAAAGTTGGAGTAACTTGCTTGGGACAAAATAAGTACAGTagataaacatatttttttttattccagcTTGTTTTTCCTGGGAACCTGCGCAGTGTTAACGGCTACATACCTGTATGGGAAACCTGAAGCACAAGCTAAACCTTCCACTGTACCTAAAATTGTTTAAAGGACTGCTTGCAGAAGGAAAAGCATTTATCCTTGTCAAGAACTATGATGACACTAAATGTGCTCTTGGATGCATGACAATGGCAGTCACTTCATGACTGTTATGGGCCTAAAAAATCCTGGGGTGTACATGGTACAGAGGgattaaacacgaggttccactataaaagggaaagctcctcccacccccaggCTTGAaattgcaattataatcagaacactgcaacgctagcagtcacaaattacaagcctcctgtaaaattgcttatcttggtagtttcttggtgtttcTGAGCATTGTCCTGATATGTTtactcattgacggctgattgataactgattgttcttgagccctgggtgggaggagcttttccttttatagcggaacctcgtgtttaagaaACTATGTGTGTGTAGGGGGTGGTGGGTAAAGCtgcgcccctactggtcatttccttattatttgCAAAACCCCAGCCTCCTATATGCAGTACAGCAATGcatgttaaagccgcattgtcaccagtttacttctggtcaattatgtaacaatctccgatgatttttaacagaaactgcagaaaatatttcaaagttttaaaagcagtgtgtcttttggaagtttcgactgataatttagagcagatggccCATTTTATAGCatggattctaatagattcttttgtcggttgaggtttccgacgGACCTCCGgaggtaaactggtgacagtGCAGCTTTAAGGACAGACTTTTCGGCTTACAATctttgaggagggggggggggggggggggggtaacaCTTACTGGCAACAAAAGAAAATTCATACTCCATGCAATTTACATTTATGAGTCCCAGCACTCATAAGTAATTGTGTAAACACTGTCACTGAATTCATTACCAGGATTGTCCAATGCACCAACAGTTATGCATGGTATTGTCTGAAATGATTGAGGCGCCTATAAGTGTATCAAGACAAAGGTAAAACAATGGGAGAATATATTTGGATATAATGGAAGGGTATATTGCATATATTGGTAGAGTAATGGGCTTGTATGAAtactgttattattattaatttcttttgtttttcttatatTTATATAGGATTTTTGAGCAccattatttatatttttacactTACAAAATGTATGGATTACTGGGGACATGCAGGGGAAACCAAGAAGCCTACTATATATTTCGAGATTATAATCATGATCTTTAAATAtcatattgtttttaatttttgcatTTTAGAGAATGAGCTCTAAAGCATGATGGAGATTGTAAACATTTTGTATAAGAATAAGAAACATCTCATTGTATGAATGGGGAGGGCGCAATGTTAGAAAAGGGGGTAAACATTTTCATTGAAGTGTGGCACTTTTTCAAGTTAAAAAATACatagaaatataataaaacaaagaaaggaaTGCAATGGCTCTACAGCTGGATCCTTCAAAAACTCAGCAGGGTAAATGTTGTAAACCCACCCTTCTCCCTCTCTTGTGTATAGTCCCTTATTTGTCAAGAAAGTATGATAGACAACAGGAGTTGGAGTTTGTAATAATAGTGTACATACTGTTTCATtccaatatatatatatatatgtatattacACTCTTGAGTAGCAGTGTTAGCATGGTTTATTAATTACATAAGATGTCACCAAAACATTCtcaaaaagaaatattcaaTTTTTCTACTTTTGGGAACATTAACTGCTAGGTTGACAATGTTATGAAGGTTATTTTAACATTTGACAATTGCTCCAACATAAACTGCTACAAGCCCAAGGATTTTGTCAGGCAATCAAGTAAGCCTGTATGCGTGGTTTTTGTTGTAATTTTCAGCCCTGGTGGAGGTGCTTTAATACTCATGACTGACGTGTGAGGTACATCTTTTAGTACCACAAAAAAATCAATGCTAATGAGATGTACATTTAGCAAACTAAATCCACTCTAATCACTGTGAGATTCAACGCATCCTACAATAAAAAGGCATAAAAAGTCCATGGACAATAGTATTTTCCAAAGTGGTATATAGactattaaatattaaaactAAGCCAAAAAAACAATGTCACACATGTGGGCTGCCAAAAGTCATTCATGCCTTTCCCTTATAGAAAACTGAGAAACTGTAGCAAACTTTTAGTCTATCTACAAACAAGTTATGCACAGGGATAATCATATCATTTTCCCAAGCTCTTAATGATCAGCTTGTTGAGTTCTTCCACCTGGGCTGTCACGTCCTGCTTCAAGGGACGATAGTCACTTTCCATGCTCTTAGAGGCAATGACTGAGTTGGTAGTTAAGGCTAAATTCCAAAAATCTTACAATCATAGCCGCCAGTTAACCTGCATAACAGTTGTCACAGGATTCACCCACATAAAAGAATAAACTGATTCTTATCACAGCTGTTAGTTTTAAATTCTTAAAACATCACCTGTTTTGCTCTGTACTTTATACTTGATTTATTATTGTGATTATTGTATTGTTGTCTGCTGACTGCAACTATAATTTAGAAGTCGGTTCTACAAGAGTTGCAATTAAACTAATCGTTCTATCTGTAACTATCAGGGTAACAAGGATACAGTCTTTCATGACAAAGTTGTTCTGTTCGTGGTGCTGCCACTTCCTCTCAAGGTTTCCAAGCTGATGGTGAGAAGTCGAATCataaagaaaaggaaaacgGACTTCTCTCTGATAAAACTATACGGGTGAAGTATAAGTGTGACGGTTACCTGTGAATGAGTCTCGTTTTCTGTCAGCTTGCTTTTCGTGGCATCATACAGGGAAGATAGCCTCTGTACATCTGGAAAAAGAGTATTGGTTGAAGCATAATCATATatagaattaaaaaaattgcagcAGGGCTTAGGGTTCTGTCATATCAAGTCTTGTTGTGTCTGATTGGTTAGGCAAACTAGCATTATTTAATTACTTGATTACTTTAAGTACTTACGGTTCCGCAAGTTATCCTTTCTGGATGACAAGACAACTTTCTCATCTTGCAAAcgctgaaaaacaaaaatatattcaa encodes:
- the LOC5506263 gene encoding UDP-N-acetylglucosamine transporter isoform X1, producing MASNIDIERSIENIGENSRESLPIMKPDRESPTIRMTFVNKAITIPLKYVCLGILVLQTSTLVLTMRYSRTVSVGPVYISSTAVVLAEVFKVFACLCVMFHQAGYNWRVFATEIDSEIFKKPLETLKLAVPSGLYTIQNNLLYVALSNLDAATYQVTYQLKILTTALFSVAMLSKKLSSIKWFALILLMAGVAAIQWPSGENKSSRKDLSTSAKFVGLVAVLSACCSSGFAGVYFEKILKGTSATIWLRNIQLGSFGIVFGLAAVFVNDGKKVQNGGFFQGYNYITWIVVFLQAFGGLIVAAVVKYADNILKGFATSVSIIFSSLVSYYFLKDFNPTSLFFLGTCAVLTATYLYGKPEAQAKPSTVPKIV
- the LOC5506263 gene encoding UDP-N-acetylglucosamine transporter isoform X2, which codes for MAEVAPDTVPVWRINKAITIPLKYVCLGILVLQTSTLVLTMRYSRTVSVGPVYISSTAVVLAEVFKVFACLCVMFHQAGYNWRVFATEIDSEIFKKPLETLKLAVPSGLYTIQNNLLYVALSNLDAATYQVTYQLKILTTALFSVAMLSKKLSSIKWFALILLMAGVAAIQWPSGENKSSRKDLSTSAKFVGLVAVLSACCSSGFAGVYFEKILKGTSATIWLRNIQLGSFGIVFGLAAVFVNDGKKVQNGGFFQGYNYITWIVVFLQAFGGLIVAAVVKYADNILKGFATSVSIIFSSLVSYYFLKDFNPTSLFFLGTCAVLTATYLYGKPEAQAKPSTVPKIV